In the Flavisolibacter tropicus genome, one interval contains:
- a CDS encoding SdiA-regulated domain-containing protein, whose protein sequence is MHVLRGKSLPSYLFFAGILLTTLTSCELFWSPKSPHGYVVPRPNKMILEKKLNEISGLCYLPEENAFLTIADNKQKVYRVTVDGKVSNYFEHDFAKQDDFEDVVKVDSSVYVLVSDGTIIDIKRKDSLLVTTKYHFPTTDDTNKNDFETLYYDSTSKGLIMLCKECEIESGKGIRTAYRFDIYTHQFDPAPYYTIPTKSVADKLKDGKIDFHPSAAAFNPIDKRLYILSSKGHLLISTDGKSKVLEVFRLNPTLYPQAEGIAFASNGDMYITNEAKLGKPTLLRIPYKSMTKKR, encoded by the coding sequence ATGCATGTTCTTAGAGGAAAGTCTTTACCCAGCTATTTATTTTTTGCCGGTATTCTGTTGACCACGCTTACCTCTTGCGAGCTTTTCTGGTCGCCCAAGTCGCCACATGGCTATGTGGTTCCCCGGCCGAACAAGATGATCCTGGAGAAAAAGCTGAATGAAATATCCGGCCTTTGTTACTTGCCGGAAGAAAACGCTTTTCTCACTATAGCAGACAACAAGCAAAAAGTTTACCGCGTAACGGTTGATGGAAAAGTGAGCAACTACTTTGAGCATGATTTTGCCAAACAAGATGACTTTGAGGACGTTGTAAAAGTAGACAGTAGTGTTTATGTATTGGTGAGCGATGGTACGATCATCGACATTAAAAGAAAAGATAGCCTGCTTGTTACTACAAAGTATCATTTTCCAACAACGGACGATACCAATAAGAATGATTTTGAAACCCTGTATTACGACTCTACGTCTAAAGGGCTGATCATGCTATGCAAAGAGTGTGAGATAGAAAGTGGAAAAGGGATTCGCACAGCTTACCGGTTTGATATATATACACATCAATTTGACCCTGCACCCTACTATACCATTCCAACGAAAAGTGTGGCCGACAAGCTAAAAGATGGAAAAATTGACTTTCACCCCTCTGCGGCAGCCTTTAACCCCATAGATAAGCGGCTGTACATCCTTTCTTCAAAAGGTCATCTGCTCATTTCTACAGACGGGAAAAGCAAGGTATTGGAGGTTTTCCGCTTAAACCCAACTTTATACCCTCAGGCCGAAGGCATTGCTTTTGCATCTAATGGCGATATGTATATAACGAATGAAGCGAAACTGGGGAAACCAACGCTTTTACGCATACCCTATAAATCCATGACGAAAAAAAGATGA
- a CDS encoding neutral zinc metallopeptidase: MLWRGGRQSGNVEDRRGMSGGQMAVGGGILGVIALVLNFLLGGGDGGSTQIPQLPGTQTNQPLSPQEQAADEERAGFVKTVLAFTEDVWHEQLAKMGENYPEPTLVLFRDAVQSGCGNASAASGPFYCPADQKLYIDLSFYDELQSRFGAPGDFAMAYVIAHEVGHHIQTLMGTSEKMARIRNQVSQDEYNQYSVRMELQADFYAGLWAHYMQGKTINGKPVLERGDIEEALTAANAIGDDRLQKEAQGYVVPESFTHGTSAQRMYWFKKGFDTGDIQQGDTFNATRLE; encoded by the coding sequence ATGCTTTGGCGAGGTGGTAGACAAAGTGGTAACGTTGAGGACCGTAGAGGTATGTCTGGCGGACAAATGGCCGTTGGTGGCGGTATTCTTGGCGTCATTGCTTTAGTGCTCAACTTCTTATTAGGCGGAGGCGATGGTGGCAGCACACAAATTCCCCAGCTGCCTGGAACACAAACCAACCAACCGCTATCTCCACAAGAACAGGCTGCTGATGAAGAACGTGCTGGTTTTGTAAAAACAGTACTGGCCTTCACAGAAGATGTGTGGCATGAGCAATTGGCTAAAATGGGCGAAAATTATCCAGAGCCCACACTTGTGCTATTTCGCGATGCTGTACAATCGGGCTGCGGAAACGCCAGCGCTGCATCAGGGCCGTTCTATTGTCCAGCTGACCAAAAACTCTATATAGACCTTTCATTTTATGATGAACTACAGAGCCGCTTCGGTGCACCCGGCGATTTTGCCATGGCCTATGTAATAGCCCATGAGGTAGGTCATCACATACAAACATTAATGGGCACCTCGGAAAAGATGGCTCGTATACGCAACCAGGTTAGCCAGGATGAATACAACCAGTATTCGGTGCGTATGGAACTGCAGGCCGATTTCTATGCCGGTTTGTGGGCGCATTACATGCAAGGAAAAACCATCAACGGTAAGCCCGTGTTAGAAAGGGGCGATATCGAGGAGGCCTTGACGGCTGCCAATGCTATTGGTGATGACCGCCTGCAGAAGGAAGCGCAGGGTTATGTGGTACCAGAGTCCTTTACGCATGGCACCTCCGCACAACGAATGTACTGGTTTAAAAAAGGATTTGATACCGGCGATATCCAGCAGGGAGATACTTTTAATGCAACACGCCTGGAGTAA
- a CDS encoding DNA-3-methyladenine glycosylase family protein: MDYIDHLSKDRTLRKVLIEQDPVELRQRKNIPLRLCASIMSQQLSTKVAEILFRRFLELYGGKEPTPQQIVDTPYDILKGIGLSNAKTTYVQNVARFATENKLTDVRLKKMSNEEIIALLTQIKGVGQWTVEMLLMFTLGREDVFAVDDYGIQVAMKKLYKLDDTNKKEFKQKMQTIAAKWAPYRTYACLHLWRWKDQ; encoded by the coding sequence ATGGATTATATAGACCACCTTTCTAAAGACCGTACCCTGCGCAAGGTTTTGATAGAACAAGACCCTGTAGAACTGCGGCAACGCAAGAATATTCCGCTACGCCTTTGTGCTTCTATTATGAGCCAACAGCTATCTACTAAAGTGGCCGAAATACTCTTTCGCCGATTCCTGGAATTGTATGGAGGCAAAGAGCCTACCCCGCAGCAAATTGTTGATACCCCCTATGATATATTAAAAGGCATTGGCCTTTCTAATGCCAAAACCACCTATGTACAGAACGTTGCCCGTTTTGCCACAGAAAACAAGCTTACCGATGTGCGTTTGAAAAAAATGAGTAATGAGGAGATCATTGCACTGCTTACCCAGATCAAGGGCGTGGGCCAATGGACGGTAGAGATGCTGCTCATGTTTACACTAGGGCGCGAAGATGTGTTTGCCGTAGATGATTATGGCATACAGGTGGCTATGAAAAAACTCTACAAACTCGACGACACCAACAAGAAAGAATTTAAACAGAAGATGCAAACCATTGCTGCTAAATGGGCGCCCTACCGTACGTATGCGTGTTTGCATTTGTGGCGGTGGAAAGATCAATAG
- a CDS encoding M23 family metallopeptidase codes for MKRITATFMLGIALIGTSCSSTTPRIFSKKTPHEKYADKLDDQDLDKTQQGRQWLAAAKAALEAPQLVQLPYKQVGYFQTDKPRAMGLKFTAKRGERLLFSLNKNTAANFVIYADLFKQNGSDEEHLLSSDTNTATFTLDIDEAGTYVLRLQPELARTGEYSLSIAVGPTVGFPVSSPKAKPGSFWGASRDGGKRSHEGIDIFAPKGSPAIASADGVITAVKQGGIGGKVVWMKPEGKDYHLYYAHLDKQLVKVGQTVKKGDVVGTVGNTGNARHTASHLHFGVYTASGPVDPYPFINKEVQNAPAVPEKSLANYLRLTKSQKVNNQVITDNAMLVPLAVTDKGYISESPEGTIFLTPFTAVQSTSQQVSGPVQATAIHADNDTERKTRRANRG; via the coding sequence ATGAAACGTATAACAGCCACCTTTATGCTAGGGATTGCCCTTATAGGCACCTCCTGCAGCTCTACTACACCCCGTATCTTTAGTAAGAAAACACCTCATGAAAAATATGCCGACAAACTGGACGACCAAGACCTGGATAAAACCCAGCAGGGACGTCAATGGTTAGCCGCAGCTAAAGCCGCCCTGGAAGCACCCCAGCTGGTACAATTGCCGTATAAGCAAGTGGGTTATTTTCAAACCGATAAGCCGCGGGCAATGGGATTAAAGTTTACCGCCAAGCGGGGAGAGCGGCTGTTGTTCTCGCTTAATAAAAACACCGCTGCCAACTTTGTGATCTATGCCGACCTGTTCAAACAAAATGGTAGCGATGAAGAGCATCTCCTATCGTCTGATACAAATACGGCAACGTTTACTTTAGATATTGATGAAGCTGGTACTTACGTGCTGCGCTTGCAGCCCGAGCTGGCCCGAACCGGCGAATATAGTTTGTCCATAGCTGTGGGCCCTACTGTTGGCTTTCCCGTGAGTAGCCCTAAAGCCAAGCCCGGAAGCTTTTGGGGGGCCAGTCGCGATGGAGGCAAACGTAGTCATGAAGGGATTGATATTTTTGCTCCTAAAGGATCTCCTGCAATAGCCAGTGCTGATGGTGTTATTACCGCAGTAAAACAAGGTGGTATTGGTGGTAAGGTAGTGTGGATGAAGCCTGAGGGTAAGGATTACCACCTGTACTACGCGCACCTAGATAAACAATTGGTAAAGGTGGGGCAGACAGTAAAGAAGGGCGATGTGGTAGGAACAGTAGGAAATACGGGAAATGCCAGGCATACGGCTTCGCACCTTCACTTTGGTGTGTATACCGCTAGTGGACCAGTAGATCCATATCCCTTTATCAATAAGGAAGTGCAAAACGCACCAGCTGTGCCGGAAAAGAGCCTAGCGAACTATTTGCGCTTAACGAAATCTCAAAAAGTAAATAACCAGGTAATTACAGATAATGCTATGCTGGTGCCGTTGGCAGTTACAGATAAGGGCTATATATCTGAAAGCCCAGAGGGTACTATCTTTTTAACGCCTTTTACTGCTGTGCAGTCTACAAGTCAACAAGTGAGCGGTCCGGTGCAGGCTACGGCTATTCATGCAGACAATGACACAGAAAGAAAAACGCGCAGGGCTAACAGGGGTTAG
- a CDS encoding nuclear transport factor 2 family protein — MVIEPLIQQAYDAFNKRDIDAALLLMTPNVDWPNGWEGGYVHGQDEVRAYWTRQWNEIDPLVDPLSIIQQPDGRIKVLVHQTVKDKQGKLLSDGHAYHIYTIENGLIKTMEIEKGDEQ, encoded by the coding sequence ATGGTAATTGAACCATTGATCCAGCAAGCGTACGATGCTTTTAATAAAAGAGACATAGATGCTGCCCTTCTGTTAATGACTCCCAATGTGGATTGGCCCAATGGTTGGGAAGGTGGCTATGTGCACGGGCAGGATGAAGTGCGTGCTTACTGGACCCGGCAATGGAATGAAATAGATCCACTTGTTGATCCACTCTCAATCATTCAACAGCCTGATGGCAGAATAAAGGTGCTGGTACATCAGACCGTTAAAGACAAACAAGGCAAGCTCTTATCTGATGGTCATGCTTATCACATTTATACCATTGAAAATGGACTTATCAAAACCATGGAAATAGAAAAAGGAGATGAACAATGA
- a CDS encoding Pycsar system effector family protein: MNDQQLQLLTQVRPYVTELFKHKVDPHFVFHNLEHTQQVVAAAEELAAYHNLNDEDRLTLLLAAWFHDTGFSSGKAEDHEKESIRLATEFLKSKGIEDEIIQRVTSSIQATHMPQSPLSLIEKIICDADLYHLGSNDFKKMNDHLRQEQEFYFNKQFSKKEWRQRNIEFLESHQYFTDYAQRMREPKKQEWIRELRKKQGDKEVKHTEAMEISPYSFDVEAGEGKNDNAEKKRAERIRKEAERGVQTVFRLTSGNHIHLSQMADTKANIMISVNSIIISIMFSVLLGRLEYYPHLAIPTLMLAVVSLLAIVFAVLAIRPSVTSGKFTEEDIRNKETNLLFFGNFHKMELQEYNWAMNEMLKDRDYIYGSMIKDIYFLGIVLAQKYRYLRISYNIFMYGLIIAVLAFCISTFWAR, translated from the coding sequence ATGAATGATCAACAGCTTCAATTGTTAACACAGGTACGGCCATATGTAACCGAATTGTTCAAGCATAAAGTAGACCCTCATTTTGTATTTCATAATCTGGAGCATACACAACAGGTCGTAGCTGCTGCTGAAGAATTGGCTGCTTACCACAACCTGAATGATGAAGATCGATTGACACTTTTATTGGCTGCATGGTTTCATGATACCGGGTTTAGTAGTGGGAAGGCCGAAGACCATGAAAAAGAAAGCATTCGGCTGGCCACTGAGTTTCTAAAAAGCAAAGGCATTGAAGATGAAATTATTCAACGCGTTACGTCCAGTATACAAGCAACGCATATGCCACAGTCGCCTTTAAGCCTGATAGAAAAGATCATATGCGATGCAGACCTCTATCACTTGGGTAGCAATGATTTCAAGAAAATGAATGATCACCTGCGACAGGAGCAGGAGTTTTATTTTAATAAACAGTTTTCAAAAAAGGAGTGGCGGCAGCGAAATATTGAGTTCCTAGAAAGTCACCAGTATTTCACCGACTATGCACAACGCATGCGGGAACCCAAAAAACAGGAATGGATACGGGAGCTGAGAAAGAAGCAAGGCGATAAAGAGGTGAAGCATACTGAAGCAATGGAAATATCTCCTTATTCATTTGATGTTGAAGCTGGAGAAGGTAAAAACGATAATGCTGAAAAAAAGAGGGCGGAACGTATTCGGAAAGAAGCCGAGCGTGGCGTACAAACTGTTTTTCGCCTGACATCTGGCAACCATATACATTTAAGTCAAATGGCCGATACCAAGGCCAATATCATGATCTCAGTAAATTCGATCATTATCTCTATCATGTTCTCCGTGTTGCTGGGACGCTTGGAGTATTATCCACACTTAGCTATTCCTACTTTAATGCTAGCCGTGGTTTCTCTATTAGCCATTGTCTTTGCGGTGTTAGCAATACGTCCTTCCGTTACCTCTGGTAAGTTTACAGAGGAGGATATCCGTAACAAGGAGACCAACCTATTGTTCTTCGGTAACTTTCACAAAATGGAATTGCAGGAATACAACTGGGCCATGAACGAGATGCTAAAGGACCGCGACTATATCTATGGCAGTATGATCAAAGACATTTATTTCCTGGGTATTGTACTGGCGCAGAAGTATCGTTACCTCCGTATCTCCTACAACATTTTTATGTACGGGTTGATTATTGCCGTTCTGGCCTTTTGCATCTCTACCTTCTGGGCGAGGTAA
- a CDS encoding GNAT family N-acetyltransferase, protein MEYKYQEVTIRTDLQSGDIGYIIYLHGSMYKQEYGYSLSFEAYVAQGLYEFYQQYDPNKDYVWVCEHNGLIIGSLFLMHRPNNAAQLRYFILLPPYRGIGLGKKLMELFMNCLKERGYQSAYLLTTHEQVLAALLYKRFGFQLTEENRSTAFGKPLKIQKYELILPIT, encoded by the coding sequence ATGGAATACAAGTACCAGGAAGTTACGATCAGAACAGACCTGCAGTCTGGCGACATTGGTTATATCATCTACCTGCACGGCTCCATGTACAAACAGGAATATGGCTACAGCCTTTCGTTTGAAGCCTACGTAGCACAAGGGTTATATGAATTTTACCAACAGTACGACCCTAACAAAGATTACGTATGGGTATGCGAACACAATGGTCTTATTATTGGCTCTTTATTTTTAATGCACCGACCTAACAATGCTGCCCAGCTTCGATACTTTATTTTATTACCACCCTACCGCGGCATTGGGCTGGGCAAAAAACTCATGGAGTTATTTATGAACTGCCTAAAAGAGCGGGGTTATCAATCAGCTTATTTATTGACCACACATGAACAAGTGCTGGCAGCCCTTTTATACAAGCGTTTTGGATTTCAGCTTACCGAAGAAAATAGGTCTACAGCTTTTGGCAAGCCTTTGAAAATACAGAAGTATGAATTGATACTCCCAATCACCTAG
- a CDS encoding 2-oxoacid:acceptor oxidoreductase subunit alpha, with the protein MERKQEVVQDVVIKFAGDSGDGMQLTGTQFTNNTALLGADLSTFPDFPAEIRAPQGTIPGVSGYQLRFSSESIHTPGDQWDVLVAMNAAALKTNLKNLKKGGKVIVNTDGFDTKNLRLANYADGVNPIEDDTLQGYEVIRMDVTKMTREALKESTLGMKEKDRAKNMFVLGFLYWMYGRDTKSTEQFLEEKFGKKPDILESNLKVLRAGYNYGDTTETFTTQYHVEKAHIAPGNYRSIMGNQALAYGLIAASVKSELPIFLGTYPITPASDILHELSRHKNFGVRTFQAEDEIAGISAAIGASYGGQLGVTTTSGPGMALKTEAMGLALMLEIPLVIVNVQRGGPSTGLPTKTEQSDLLQAYYGRNGEAPMPVVAAATPSDCFEAVYEAVRIAVEHMTPVIFLSDGYIANGAEPWRYPVSDDLPKIHVTFKTELNHNEAKFQPYQRDEKLVRPWAVPGTPGLEHRIGGLEKENITGNVSYDPENHQLMVKIRQEKVDKIADYIPEQKLDNGPEKGKVLVLGWGSTYGVIKTAVAELLAEGHEVAHAHLRYVRPFPKNLGAILKNYDTILIPEINNGQLIKIIRDQYMVDAKGYNKIMGVPITKAELVEAIKKYL; encoded by the coding sequence ATGGAGCGTAAGCAGGAAGTTGTACAGGATGTGGTGATCAAATTTGCCGGCGATAGCGGCGATGGGATGCAGCTGACAGGTACACAGTTTACTAATAATACAGCCCTTTTGGGTGCCGACCTCTCTACCTTCCCGGACTTCCCGGCGGAGATCCGTGCCCCACAGGGTACTATTCCCGGCGTGAGCGGGTACCAATTGCGGTTTTCTTCTGAAAGCATACATACCCCTGGCGATCAATGGGATGTGCTGGTGGCCATGAACGCTGCGGCACTGAAAACCAACCTGAAAAACCTGAAGAAAGGCGGTAAGGTGATCGTAAATACAGATGGTTTTGATACCAAAAACCTGCGCCTGGCCAACTATGCCGATGGTGTGAACCCAATCGAGGACGATACGCTGCAGGGCTACGAGGTGATCCGAATGGATGTAACGAAGATGACCCGTGAGGCCCTAAAAGAGTCTACTTTAGGCATGAAAGAGAAGGATCGTGCCAAGAACATGTTTGTACTGGGCTTCCTGTACTGGATGTATGGCCGCGATACCAAGAGCACCGAGCAGTTCCTGGAAGAGAAGTTTGGCAAAAAGCCAGATATCCTGGAAAGCAACCTGAAAGTGCTGCGTGCGGGCTACAACTATGGCGATACAACAGAAACTTTTACCACACAATATCATGTAGAAAAGGCCCATATTGCACCGGGTAATTACCGTTCCATCATGGGAAACCAGGCCCTGGCGTATGGCTTGATTGCCGCTTCGGTAAAGAGTGAGCTGCCTATTTTCTTAGGCACTTATCCTATTACCCCTGCCTCTGATATTTTACACGAACTAAGCAGACATAAAAACTTTGGTGTACGCACCTTCCAGGCGGAAGATGAAATTGCTGGTATCAGCGCAGCCATTGGCGCCAGCTATGGTGGCCAACTGGGCGTAACTACTACATCTGGACCTGGTATGGCACTGAAAACAGAAGCCATGGGATTGGCCCTAATGCTGGAAATACCACTGGTGATCGTAAACGTACAGCGTGGCGGTCCTTCCACAGGTTTGCCCACTAAAACCGAGCAGAGCGACCTGCTGCAAGCTTACTACGGCAGAAATGGTGAAGCACCAATGCCTGTAGTAGCAGCAGCCACTCCATCTGATTGTTTTGAAGCGGTTTATGAGGCGGTGCGAATTGCGGTAGAGCATATGACGCCAGTGATCTTCCTGAGCGATGGCTATATTGCCAATGGTGCTGAACCTTGGAGATACCCGGTATCTGACGATCTGCCAAAGATCCATGTAACGTTTAAAACTGAACTGAATCACAACGAAGCTAAGTTCCAGCCTTACCAGCGTGATGAGAAACTGGTGCGCCCTTGGGCAGTACCTGGTACTCCGGGACTGGAGCACCGTATTGGTGGTTTGGAAAAAGAAAATATTACCGGTAATGTTAGCTACGATCCGGAAAACCACCAGCTGATGGTGAAGATCCGCCAGGAAAAAGTAGACAAGATTGCTGATTATATACCTGAGCAAAAGCTGGACAATGGTCCTGAAAAAGGAAAAGTACTGGTATTAGGCTGGGGTTCTACTTATGGCGTTATTAAAACCGCTGTAGCTGAGCTGCTGGCTGAAGGTCACGAAGTGGCTCATGCCCACCTGCGCTATGTACGTCCATTCCCCAAAAACTTAGGCGCGATCTTAAAGAACTATGATACGATCCTGATCCCTGAGATCAACAATGGCCAGCTGATCAAGATCATCCGTGATCAGTACATGGTAGATGCCAAGGGCTATAACAAGATCATGGGTGTACCGATTACTAAGGCTGAGCTGGTGGAGGCGATAAAGAAGTACCTATAG